One region of Chryseobacterium muglaense genomic DNA includes:
- the mobA gene encoding molybdenum cofactor guanylyltransferase, whose protein sequence is MRSKIKMKAVILAGGKSSRMGQDKALMVLGKKYVIQHVIDNLSSVFEEVFISGNYSDYPYSKGIIKDIAIQKGPMGGIHSALEFCREDIFVCSCDMPFVSSDLIQDFLQKKVENKINVVRHGEKIYPVLGIYPLAVLGALEETIKNENLRMTSFLQQQNAHYIDYNDGFETQLLNINTPENFHAAEIIVNKNL, encoded by the coding sequence ATGAGATCTAAAATCAAAATGAAAGCAGTCATTTTAGCAGGAGGCAAAAGTTCCAGAATGGGACAAGACAAGGCCTTGATGGTTTTGGGTAAAAAATATGTGATACAGCATGTTATCGATAATTTATCTTCTGTTTTTGAAGAGGTTTTTATATCCGGAAATTATTCAGATTATCCGTATTCGAAGGGTATTATTAAAGATATTGCAATACAAAAAGGTCCAATGGGTGGAATTCACTCCGCCTTAGAATTCTGCCGGGAAGATATTTTTGTCTGCAGTTGCGATATGCCCTTCGTTTCTTCAGATTTAATTCAAGATTTTCTTCAAAAAAAGGTTGAAAATAAAATTAATGTGGTGCGTCATGGCGAAAAAATATATCCGGTTTTGGGTATTTATCCTCTGGCGGTACTCGGTGCTTTAGAAGAAACAATTAAAAATGAAAACCTCAGAATGACCAGCTTCCTTCAACAACAAAATGCTCATTATATTGATTATAATGATGGTTTTGAAACTCAACTTTTAAATATCAATACACCGGAAAACTTCCATGCTGCAGAAATTATAGTCAATAAAAATTTATAA
- a CDS encoding 4Fe-4S dicluster domain-containing protein — translation MAEQFEKFNDMEFFVDMQRCIGCHACEMACAECETNGETSMIHIHYVDRAETIQTTVQVCMHCEDPICANVCPADAITKDEYGIVHTADTSKCIGCANCVIGCPFGVPQIPDESAMLMMKCNMCYDRTSVGLKPMCATVCPSGALTFDTRDNVAKKRPNSTPVNRFIFGKEIVNTKVNIMMPKGSEELKVF, via the coding sequence ATGGCGGAACAATTTGAAAAATTTAATGATATGGAGTTTTTCGTGGATATGCAGCGATGCATCGGCTGTCACGCGTGCGAGATGGCTTGTGCAGAGTGTGAAACCAACGGAGAAACCTCAATGATTCATATTCATTATGTAGACAGAGCAGAAACAATTCAAACCACGGTTCAGGTCTGTATGCACTGCGAAGATCCTATTTGCGCCAATGTGTGTCCGGCAGACGCAATTACAAAAGACGAGTACGGCATCGTGCACACCGCAGATACTTCAAAATGCATCGGTTGTGCGAATTGCGTGATTGGATGTCCGTTCGGAGTTCCGCAAATTCCTGATGAAAGTGCGATGTTGATGATGAAATGCAATATGTGTTACGACAGAACAAGTGTGGGACTGAAACCAATGTGTGCAACCGTTTGTCCGAGTGGCGCGTTAACTTTCGATACAAGAGATAATGTGGCGAAAAAAAGACCAAACAGCACCCCGGTCAACCGTTTTATTTTTGGAAAAGAAATAGTGAATACCAAAGTGAATATTATGATGCCAAAAGGCAGCGAAGAATTAAAAGTTTTTTAA
- a CDS encoding TonB-dependent receptor plug domain-containing protein, with protein sequence MKKNYVVAGAILLSVNMFAQEQPKVDSLKNYYEIQEVNIFGKDKNEGPIHKVDAQLIQDFNKTNVVDAVNLLPGVSISQMGARNEGSILVRGFNSLRTPVFFDGIPIYTPYDGNFDLSRFTTFDINSISVEKGMVSVQYGPNTMGGAVNIVSRKPVKALDIDGQSGVGFADGTGVNFYFAALNIGTRQDKYYIMGSASLLKIDNYLISRKFDRTPLQPSLERVNSESMDVRLSAKFGYTPNKTDEYSFSIISQNADKDIAPNALKAGNSNWRNYPTYDKKSMYFKTRTLVANKTFLNFTGYYDTYYNKMKQYDDDQYTVLNKNSSFSSVYDDYSLGGILNLTTEAIKNNVITLSVNNKFDSHKEHNEEILANTSTGQKFKAGEPEQNYRDNTFYVGVEDVVTINSLIKAVVGASYNSRNNIKAQEYGTHFETGEKNVLYDFPKGSDHAFDYKGGIIVEPAKNHLITLSASKRSRFASQKERYSSRFGSQVPNPDLKSEYTWAYDITYSAKLGNKFNYEVSGFINNVKDAIFARTVGALDNGNPISQNVNIGKAVFQGYELAFGYMPIKNITLGANYSYIDMKDKTEGSNEKFTDVPNHKLMAYTKLEVPKLRSTLNVNMEFYGKRYTTSTGDQAPEFTLVNAKLSVNIVKGVNFDFGVRNLLDRDYYLSYGYPKEGRSFITALRYHF encoded by the coding sequence ATGAAAAAGAACTATGTAGTGGCAGGAGCAATTCTGCTTTCAGTAAATATGTTCGCACAAGAACAGCCAAAGGTAGATTCCTTAAAGAATTATTATGAAATTCAGGAAGTGAATATCTTTGGAAAAGATAAAAATGAAGGTCCTATTCACAAGGTGGATGCACAATTAATTCAGGATTTTAATAAAACGAACGTCGTAGATGCGGTCAACCTTTTGCCTGGAGTTAGCATTTCGCAAATGGGCGCAAGAAATGAAGGAAGTATTTTGGTGAGAGGATTTAACTCGCTCAGAACGCCGGTTTTCTTTGACGGAATCCCGATTTATACGCCTTATGATGGTAATTTTGATTTGAGCCGTTTTACGACTTTCGACATCAACAGTATTTCGGTCGAAAAAGGTATGGTTTCTGTGCAATATGGTCCGAATACAATGGGTGGAGCTGTGAATATTGTCTCCAGAAAACCTGTAAAAGCTTTGGATATCGATGGGCAGTCAGGCGTTGGTTTTGCAGACGGAACGGGAGTGAATTTTTATTTTGCGGCACTCAACATTGGAACCAGACAAGATAAATATTACATCATGGGTTCTGCTTCTTTATTGAAAATTGATAATTATCTGATTTCAAGAAAATTTGACAGAACACCATTGCAGCCTTCATTAGAAAGAGTGAATTCCGAATCTATGGATGTCAGGCTCAGTGCAAAATTCGGTTATACGCCAAACAAAACGGACGAATATTCATTCAGCATCATTTCCCAAAATGCAGATAAAGACATCGCTCCCAATGCATTGAAAGCAGGAAACAGCAACTGGAGAAATTACCCGACGTACGACAAGAAAAGCATGTATTTTAAAACAAGAACTTTGGTGGCCAATAAAACCTTTTTGAATTTTACGGGATATTATGATACTTATTATAATAAAATGAAGCAATATGATGACGATCAGTATACTGTGCTCAACAAAAATTCTTCATTTTCAAGCGTGTATGATGATTATTCTTTAGGTGGAATTTTAAATTTAACGACCGAAGCGATTAAAAATAATGTTATTACGCTTTCTGTTAATAATAAGTTTGATTCTCATAAGGAGCACAACGAAGAAATTTTAGCCAATACTTCTACCGGGCAAAAATTTAAAGCAGGTGAACCTGAGCAAAATTACAGGGATAATACTTTTTATGTTGGTGTGGAGGATGTCGTGACAATTAATTCATTGATAAAAGCCGTAGTGGGAGCTTCTTACAATTCAAGAAATAATATCAAAGCTCAGGAATACGGAACTCACTTTGAAACAGGAGAAAAAAATGTACTGTATGATTTTCCAAAAGGTTCAGATCATGCTTTCGATTACAAGGGAGGAATTATTGTTGAACCTGCAAAGAATCATTTAATCACACTTTCAGCTTCCAAAAGATCAAGATTTGCCTCTCAGAAAGAAAGATATTCCAGCCGATTCGGAAGCCAGGTTCCCAATCCGGATTTGAAATCAGAATACACTTGGGCTTATGATATCACCTATTCTGCAAAGTTGGGAAACAAATTCAACTATGAAGTTTCAGGTTTCATCAATAATGTGAAAGATGCCATTTTTGCCAGAACAGTCGGGGCATTAGACAACGGAAACCCGATTAGTCAAAACGTGAATATTGGTAAGGCGGTTTTCCAGGGTTATGAATTAGCGTTCGGATATATGCCGATCAAAAATATAACTTTAGGAGCTAACTACAGCTATATCGATATGAAAGACAAAACGGAAGGAAGCAATGAAAAATTTACCGACGTTCCGAATCATAAATTAATGGCTTATACTAAACTGGAAGTACCAAAATTACGTTCTACACTTAATGTAAATATGGAATTTTATGGAAAAAGATACACAACAAGTACAGGAGATCAGGCGCCGGAATTTACATTGGTTAATGCTAAATTATCGGTAAATATTGTGAAAGGAGTCAACTTTGATTTTGGTGTGAGAAACTTATTAGACAGAGATTATTATTTGTCTTATGGCTATCCGAAAGAAGGAAGATCTTTTATAACTGCATTACGTTATCATTTTTAA
- a CDS encoding molybdopterin-dependent oxidoreductase: protein MKKLTSLITVAMIAVTTLQCKKSETAVTDSQPKTSQNSSEKENHKHDEKDDLKYISKEVKVTGDVVNQLTLTVDSLKKMNVKELNDMKIVCQSGITKDDIKITKGVLLTDILEKAKIAQQEHKDRNFYIVARASDDYKATFSWAELFNNPTGEKVYVLFEQNGQPLKEKGEMIVVSLNDTKTGPRHVKWLKSIEVTRVK from the coding sequence ATGAAAAAATTAACCAGTTTAATTACGGTTGCGATGATTGCAGTCACAACACTTCAATGCAAAAAATCTGAAACTGCTGTAACCGATAGTCAACCAAAAACTTCACAAAATAGTTCTGAAAAAGAAAATCACAAACACGACGAAAAAGATGATTTAAAATACATTTCAAAAGAAGTAAAAGTGACTGGAGATGTTGTAAATCAATTGACATTAACAGTCGATTCTTTAAAAAAAATGAATGTGAAAGAACTGAATGATATGAAAATTGTTTGTCAATCTGGGATTACGAAAGACGACATTAAAATAACAAAAGGAGTTCTTCTGACAGATATTTTAGAGAAAGCAAAAATCGCACAACAGGAGCATAAAGACCGAAATTTTTACATTGTTGCAAGAGCATCAGATGATTACAAAGCCACATTTTCGTGGGCTGAATTATTCAATAATCCGACGGGTGAAAAGGTGTATGTATTATTTGAACAAAACGGTCAGCCTCTTAAAGAAAAAGGAGAAATGATTGTGGTAAGTCTTAACGATACCAAAACCGGCCCGCGACACGTAAAGTGGCTGAAAAGTATTGAAGTAACCCGAGTGAAATAG
- the moaA gene encoding GTP 3',8-cyclase MoaA codes for MMTNPTDLLDPFGRKHDYLRLSITDSCNFRCLYCMPDEPFKSTPSIELMNSQEIYKIARVFVQKFNINKIRITGGEPLVRSDLETIIRQISTLGASIGITTNGVLLHKYFDLFEECGVKDLNISIDSLNREKFKYITKRDLFQTVWDNIKESIKRGFNVKLNVVMMRGFNEDEIPEFIALSHHYPIELRFIEFMPFTGNSWEKNKVIPISEMLSLVSKHFTYEKVRDHKNDTSRKYRINSESKGVFGLISTMSNSFCAGCNRIRITSDGKMKNCLFGADEFDLLKSLRNSEDLKELIQLGILKKHKEKGGQFSEIETLKNHAIINRSMIKIGG; via the coding sequence ATGATGACAAATCCTACTGATTTACTCGATCCTTTTGGGAGAAAACATGATTATCTCCGGCTTTCTATTACTGACAGCTGCAATTTCCGTTGTTTGTACTGTATGCCCGATGAGCCGTTCAAAAGTACGCCTTCAATTGAGTTGATGAATAGTCAGGAAATTTATAAGATTGCTAGAGTTTTCGTTCAAAAATTCAATATCAATAAAATCAGAATTACGGGTGGCGAACCTTTGGTAAGAAGTGATCTTGAAACAATTATTCGCCAGATTTCAACGTTAGGCGCAAGCATTGGAATCACCACTAACGGCGTTTTGCTTCACAAATATTTTGATTTATTTGAAGAATGTGGCGTGAAAGATCTTAACATCAGTATCGATTCTCTTAATCGAGAAAAATTCAAATACATCACGAAAAGAGATTTGTTTCAAACGGTTTGGGACAATATCAAAGAAAGCATTAAAAGAGGATTTAATGTAAAATTGAATGTTGTCATGATGCGAGGTTTCAATGAAGATGAAATTCCAGAATTCATCGCACTTTCGCATCATTATCCGATAGAGTTGAGGTTTATAGAATTTATGCCTTTTACCGGAAATTCCTGGGAGAAAAATAAAGTGATTCCGATTTCGGAAATGCTGAGTTTGGTTTCCAAACACTTCACTTATGAAAAAGTAAGAGATCATAAAAATGATACTTCCAGAAAATATAGGATCAACTCAGAAAGCAAAGGGGTTTTCGGATTGATTTCTACGATGAGCAACTCATTTTGTGCAGGTTGCAACCGAATTCGTATCACATCTGACGGGAAAATGAAAAACTGTCTTTTCGGAGCTGATGAATTTGATTTGCTGAAATCTTTAAGAAATAGTGAAGATCTAAAAGAGCTCATCCAACTCGGAATCCTCAAAAAACACAAGGAAAAGGGTGGACAGTTTTCCGAAATCGAAACGTTGAAAAATCATGCAATCATCAACCGAAGTATGATAAAAATTGGCGGATAA
- a CDS encoding QcrA and Rieske domain-containing protein: MSEDNKKIPAWKADFPIKKREAAYVSRKEFIKLIIFFSGTLALANVAVPVFNHFRKEENIGEYFVGLTTDLDVGGMRTFYINENHRVPYMLIRLAEDKWKVFEQKCTHLSCSVLYNHQEKIIECPCHHGFFNPDDGSVIQGPPPRPLPQLTVVIKEDKIYVTDFAKEAKETHGHG, from the coding sequence ATGTCAGAAGATAATAAAAAAATCCCCGCCTGGAAAGCTGATTTTCCTATAAAAAAACGAGAAGCAGCCTATGTGTCTCGCAAAGAATTTATTAAACTAATCATCTTTTTTTCAGGCACTTTAGCATTGGCGAACGTGGCGGTTCCGGTGTTTAATCATTTTAGAAAAGAAGAAAATATTGGTGAATATTTTGTAGGATTAACCACTGATCTGGATGTCGGAGGAATGCGAACTTTCTACATCAATGAGAATCATAGGGTTCCCTATATGCTGATTCGTCTCGCAGAAGATAAATGGAAAGTCTTTGAGCAGAAATGTACTCATTTATCGTGTTCTGTTTTGTACAATCATCAAGAAAAAATAATAGAATGTCCTTGTCATCACGGTTTTTTCAATCCAGACGATGGTTCTGTGATTCAAGGTCCGCCGCCAAGACCGCTTCCACAATTAACGGTTGTGATAAAAGAAGATAAAATTTACGTGACAGATTTCGCCAAAGAAGCTAAAGAAACTCACGGTCACGGTTAG
- a CDS encoding DUF6755 family protein translates to MSVRKKPIKKVTFRVNEMLVAIISIYILLVSLQMWLLFGTINKALDKEHIDFAWYSAIGSVVIFMCTIFFLRYVPDIPTGQIKNSKTENDDKSY, encoded by the coding sequence ATGTCTGTACGAAAGAAACCCATAAAAAAAGTAACCTTCCGCGTCAACGAAATGTTGGTTGCCATCATTAGTATTTACATTTTGCTGGTCAGTTTACAGATGTGGCTTTTGTTTGGAACTATCAATAAAGCGTTAGACAAAGAGCATATTGATTTTGCTTGGTATTCGGCAATTGGCTCAGTGGTCATTTTTATGTGTACAATTTTCTTTCTGAGATATGTACCCGATATTCCGACAGGGCAAATCAAAAATTCAAAAACAGAAAATGATGACAAATCCTACTGA
- a CDS encoding molybdopterin oxidoreductase family protein, whose product MAKLPVTADEIINVFGPHKHYPNKGTVRSNPQNPDALVKTHCCFCGLQCGIQLKVKDKKVVGFEPWNDFPFNEGRLCPKGVQRYMQDNHPDRLLSPYKRVEGKGFVPIEWDEAYDVVIKEIRRIQEKYGKNSFAMLSGVSLTNEKSYMVGKFARVALKTANLDYNGRLCMVSAGAGNKKAFGMDRSSNSWADLAHAEVIIITGANVSECFPVLTHKIWEARDNGAKLIVIDPRQIPIARTADIYLPLRPGTDSALTNTMLKVLIDNNWLDNDFINNYTSGFEESAQAVKDCTLEWGEEVTGIPKELIFKAAEMWGKAKTSFLMHARGIEHHSKGVQNVSSCINLVLATGRIGKPYCGYGTITGQGNGQGGREHGHKCDQLPGNRDIENPEHRKFVANVWGIKEEDMPGKGLSAYEIIEAINRGEIKGLLSICFNPLVSLPNNSNVRAALEKLEFYAGIDFFLSETLRHANIILAGSLQEEEEGTTTSAEGRVIRIRAVVDPPGKAKRDSEILMELARRLGEGDKFNYKNSEETFNELRVASRGSAADYYGITYERVEKNLGIFWPCPTEDHPGTPRLWEDKVFNTSDKKAHFNPTPYKKPTEEPDEEYPIVLTTGRVVSQYLSGSQTRRIGKLVDLYPEPLLEIHPKLAAKYGIEENDLIKVSTRRGSALFPANVVETIRQDTVFIPYHWGGVNSANQLTIDALDPVSKIPEFKVCACKVEKTGRKKGEHSEEFANQSRDIQY is encoded by the coding sequence ATGGCAAAATTACCCGTAACAGCCGACGAAATCATTAATGTATTCGGACCGCACAAGCATTACCCAAACAAGGGAACAGTGAGATCAAATCCTCAAAATCCCGATGCTTTGGTGAAAACACACTGCTGTTTTTGTGGTTTACAATGTGGAATTCAATTAAAAGTGAAAGACAAAAAAGTTGTAGGTTTCGAACCATGGAATGATTTCCCTTTTAATGAAGGAAGATTGTGCCCAAAAGGTGTTCAAAGATATATGCAGGACAATCATCCGGATCGTTTGCTTTCGCCGTACAAAAGGGTAGAAGGTAAAGGTTTTGTCCCGATCGAATGGGATGAAGCGTACGATGTTGTCATCAAAGAAATCAGAAGAATTCAGGAAAAATACGGGAAAAATTCTTTCGCAATGTTGTCCGGCGTTTCTCTCACGAATGAGAAAAGTTATATGGTCGGAAAATTTGCAAGAGTTGCCCTGAAAACCGCAAACCTCGATTACAACGGCCGTCTTTGTATGGTAAGTGCAGGTGCAGGAAATAAAAAAGCATTCGGGATGGATCGGTCTTCCAACAGTTGGGCAGATTTGGCGCACGCAGAAGTCATCATCATTACCGGAGCCAATGTGAGCGAATGTTTCCCTGTTTTAACCCATAAAATTTGGGAAGCAAGAGATAACGGAGCGAAATTAATTGTAATCGATCCACGCCAAATTCCGATTGCGAGAACTGCCGACATTTATTTGCCTTTGAGACCTGGAACAGACTCTGCATTGACGAATACAATGCTAAAAGTTTTAATTGATAACAATTGGCTGGATAACGATTTCATTAATAATTATACTTCAGGATTTGAAGAATCCGCCCAAGCTGTAAAAGACTGCACTTTGGAATGGGGCGAAGAAGTAACCGGAATTCCAAAAGAATTGATTTTTAAAGCTGCAGAAATGTGGGGGAAAGCAAAAACCAGTTTCCTAATGCACGCTCGTGGAATCGAACATCATTCTAAAGGTGTTCAGAACGTTTCAAGCTGTATCAATTTAGTTTTAGCAACTGGAAGAATCGGAAAACCTTATTGCGGTTACGGAACAATTACCGGACAAGGAAACGGACAAGGCGGTCGTGAACACGGTCATAAATGCGACCAACTTCCCGGAAACAGAGACATCGAAAATCCTGAACACAGAAAATTTGTAGCCAATGTTTGGGGAATCAAAGAAGAAGATATGCCCGGAAAAGGTTTGAGTGCTTACGAAATTATTGAGGCAATCAACCGAGGCGAAATCAAAGGCTTGTTGTCAATTTGTTTCAATCCTTTAGTTTCATTACCAAATAATAGCAACGTTCGTGCAGCCTTAGAAAAGCTGGAATTTTACGCAGGAATTGATTTCTTTTTATCAGAAACTTTGCGTCACGCAAACATCATTCTCGCAGGGTCTTTGCAGGAAGAGGAAGAAGGAACCACAACTTCTGCGGAAGGTCGTGTCATAAGAATCAGAGCAGTTGTAGATCCACCAGGAAAAGCAAAACGAGACAGCGAAATTTTAATGGAATTAGCTAGAAGATTAGGTGAAGGCGATAAATTTAATTATAAAAACAGCGAAGAAACTTTTAATGAATTAAGAGTTGCATCCAGAGGGAGCGCAGCAGATTATTACGGCATTACCTACGAAAGAGTAGAAAAAAATCTCGGAATTTTCTGGCCTTGTCCAACCGAAGATCACCCCGGAACACCAAGGCTTTGGGAAGATAAGGTTTTCAATACCAGTGATAAAAAGGCACATTTCAACCCAACTCCTTACAAAAAACCAACCGAAGAGCCGGACGAAGAATATCCAATCGTGTTGACAACAGGAAGAGTGGTAAGTCAGTATTTAAGCGGTTCTCAAACAAGAAGAATCGGGAAGTTGGTTGACCTTTATCCTGAACCTTTATTGGAAATTCATCCAAAATTGGCAGCAAAATACGGTATCGAAGAAAATGATTTAATTAAAGTTTCTACAAGACGCGGAAGTGCATTATTTCCTGCAAATGTTGTGGAGACCATTAGACAAGACACGGTTTTCATTCCTTATCATTGGGGCGGAGTGAATTCGGCAAATCAATTAACCATCGATGCTTTGGATCCAGTTTCAAAAATTCCTGAGTTTAAAGTTTGCGCTTGTAAAGTTGAAAAAACCGGAAGAAAAAAAGGCGAACATTCAGAAGAGTTTGCCAATCAAAGTAGAGATATTCAATATTAA
- a CDS encoding MFS transporter encodes MFSIFTNINKKAFINAIIATFVVIAITVLGSVNLQNFDAALIIYFFGTISMTFGVVYHHSVWKQRPATQKYWKRTWEFIFSKDYPVYMKEVIRLSVRNILFQKFIVPRGRMRWLGHFLLATGCLISFGVTFGLTFGWLHFTLKPGTIDIYETHMMGVTVMTFPLDTFIAVFFFHILVWTAIMVIVGCLIMMHRRFIDEGLIATQWFERDWLPLILLVAVSVTGLGIWFDYTYLEGKMSQFMAIIHAITVAMFLMWIPFGKFFHIFQRPAQVGANIYKIEGRRRGMQICPHTGEEYTTSMHIEDLKEITQEIGFDLENEEGKSYLDYSPEGKRAMLAKAHLKARQESGTYFG; translated from the coding sequence ATGTTCAGCATTTTTACTAACATCAACAAAAAAGCATTTATCAATGCAATAATAGCAACGTTTGTAGTAATTGCAATTACAGTATTAGGTTCGGTCAATTTGCAAAATTTCGATGCTGCGTTAATTATTTATTTCTTTGGAACTATCAGTATGACATTTGGTGTGGTTTATCATCATTCTGTTTGGAAGCAGCGTCCTGCAACACAAAAATATTGGAAACGTACCTGGGAATTCATTTTTAGCAAAGATTATCCGGTGTATATGAAAGAGGTCATTCGGCTTTCTGTTCGTAATATTTTATTCCAAAAATTTATTGTACCCAGAGGAAGGATGCGCTGGCTTGGACATTTTCTTTTAGCTACCGGATGTTTAATTTCTTTTGGAGTTACTTTCGGGCTTACATTTGGTTGGCTGCACTTTACGCTTAAACCTGGAACTATTGATATCTACGAAACCCATATGATGGGAGTAACGGTGATGACTTTTCCATTAGATACCTTTATTGCAGTTTTCTTTTTCCACATTTTGGTCTGGACTGCGATTATGGTTATCGTAGGTTGTTTGATAATGATGCATAGAAGATTTATTGATGAAGGTTTAATAGCAACACAATGGTTTGAAAGAGATTGGCTTCCATTGATTTTACTCGTTGCAGTTTCGGTTACAGGATTAGGAATTTGGTTTGATTATACTTATCTCGAAGGTAAAATGAGCCAGTTTATGGCAATTATTCACGCAATTACTGTTGCAATGTTTCTGATGTGGATTCCTTTCGGAAAATTCTTTCACATTTTTCAAAGACCTGCACAAGTGGGTGCAAACATCTATAAAATAGAAGGAAGACGTCGCGGAATGCAGATTTGTCCGCATACAGGAGAGGAATATACCACTTCCATGCACATAGAAGATTTAAAAGAAATCACCCAAGAAATAGGTTTCGATCTAGAAAATGAAGAAGGAAAAAGTTATCTAGATTACAGCCCCGAAGGAAAAAGAGCGATGCTTGCAAAAGCACATCTTAAAGCAAGACAAGAATCAGGAACTTATTTTGGTTAA
- a CDS encoding molybdopterin molybdotransferase MoeA: MKYFIPVSEAKRIIENQISRTEKTTVSLGDALGFYTSETILATLDVPSFDNSAMDGYGFRFEDLVDFSELKVKHIIPAGVSKNSFKLGRGEAVRIFTGAKIPEGVDTVIMQEKTIRIEDQIQFNCNEILKGENIRLKGSQTQVGTKIIDENTFVNHAVIGFLAGFGIDRIDVYRILKIGLLYTGNELVEIGEPLQDGEIYNSNTYTLQSALAEINHQFSFIHHVEDTEEATFSAIKNGFETVDVLLITGGISVGDYDYVKPALEKSGVSELFYKIKQKPGKPLYFGKLDKKIVFALPGNPASVFSCYHQYVKPFLLGCFGRKDFNEEQDFAISESFAKKKSKDQTQFLKAFYSKGRVQILNAQESYKMDSVAQANCLVEFSENATEINIGEKVTIWKV; the protein is encoded by the coding sequence ATGAAATATTTCATCCCTGTTTCCGAAGCTAAAAGAATAATCGAAAACCAAATTTCCCGTACAGAGAAAACAACCGTTTCACTTGGAGATGCTCTGGGTTTTTATACCTCAGAAACTATTTTGGCAACTTTAGATGTTCCATCTTTTGATAACTCTGCGATGGATGGTTACGGATTTCGATTTGAAGATTTAGTAGATTTTTCAGAATTAAAAGTTAAACATATTATTCCGGCGGGAGTATCAAAAAATAGTTTTAAGCTTGGTCGGGGAGAAGCGGTGCGTATTTTCACAGGTGCAAAAATTCCTGAAGGTGTCGATACCGTAATTATGCAGGAAAAAACGATAAGGATTGAAGATCAAATTCAATTTAATTGTAATGAAATTTTAAAAGGAGAAAACATCCGTTTGAAAGGTTCTCAAACTCAAGTAGGAACAAAAATAATAGACGAAAATACATTTGTCAATCATGCGGTTATAGGTTTTTTAGCAGGATTTGGAATTGACAGAATTGATGTTTACAGAATATTAAAAATAGGATTGCTCTATACAGGAAATGAATTGGTGGAAATAGGGGAACCGCTTCAGGATGGGGAAATCTACAATTCTAATACGTACACGCTTCAATCAGCTTTGGCTGAAATTAATCATCAGTTTTCGTTCATCCATCATGTCGAAGATACGGAAGAAGCTACTTTTTCTGCCATAAAAAATGGTTTTGAAACGGTGGATGTTTTACTAATTACAGGGGGAATTTCTGTAGGAGATTATGATTATGTGAAACCTGCTTTAGAAAAATCAGGCGTTTCAGAATTATTCTATAAAATCAAGCAAAAACCAGGAAAACCTCTGTACTTCGGTAAGTTAGATAAGAAAATCGTTTTTGCATTGCCTGGTAACCCGGCTTCTGTTTTTTCCTGTTATCATCAATATGTAAAACCCTTTTTGCTAGGTTGTTTTGGGCGGAAAGATTTTAATGAAGAACAAGATTTTGCCATTTCAGAATCTTTTGCAAAGAAAAAAAGCAAAGACCAGACGCAGTTTTTGAAAGCCTTCTATTCTAAAGGTCGTGTGCAAATTCTCAACGCACAAGAATCTTATAAAATGGATTCTGTGGCACAGGCCAATTGTCTGGTAGAGTTTTCTGAAAATGCAACAGAAATTAATATCGGAGAGAAAGTAACAATATGGAAAGTCTGA
- a CDS encoding winged helix-turn-helix domain-containing protein, giving the protein MESLKIKGRIWIETESGLKIGIGRARLLQQINDLGSITEAAKVLKIPYRKAWGIVKDINSNSSKEIVIKEVGGKTGGKSSLTDYGKLIVEKFKTAEECFIKFSQDEI; this is encoded by the coding sequence ATGGAAAGTCTGAAAATTAAAGGCAGAATATGGATTGAAACCGAATCCGGATTAAAGATTGGAATTGGAAGAGCCCGGCTTTTACAGCAAATCAATGATTTGGGTTCTATCACAGAAGCGGCAAAAGTTTTAAAAATTCCTTACCGAAAAGCGTGGGGAATTGTAAAAGACATCAATTCCAATTCTTCCAAAGAAATCGTCATTAAGGAAGTGGGCGGAAAAACAGGTGGAAAAAGTTCACTTACAGATTATGGGAAACTGATAGTGGAAAAGTTCAAAACAGCAGAAGAATGTTTTATCAAATTTTCTCAGGATGAGATCTAA